The following nucleotide sequence is from Bremerella alba.
TGGCCGAGCTACTAGCGCAGTTGACGGACCACTCTGATCCCCATCCGGAATTATTCCATTTGGCCGACGAAATCCTTTCGCAGCTGAATCAGTACGAGGCCGTTGCTCCTTTGGTGTTGCGGTTCGAGATGATGTTACTACGCCATCTCGGTCAATTGCCTGAACTGACACATTGCGTCGAAACAGGAGAACCAATTGCCGAGCGCGGACGTACTCCCTTCGGACTGCTCGCTGGTGGCGTACTTTCGAGAAAGGCCCGTAGCGGACATCGTCAGGTCATTGACGTGGCAGTGGATACGCTTCAGCTACTATCGATTTATGCCGCGGAAGACGAGCGATGGAAGCGTACGGAAATTCCCTCGCGTCTGGCCATGGAGGTCCGGGCACTCGTCAATAGATACCTCAGCCATACCCTGGGCAAGACACCCAGATTGCGAGAATACCTGCAGATTCTCTCGATTTGAGCACGGGTTGGACCACGCATAGGGCAAGGAAGTCCTCGATGATGAAAACCACCACGATCGTCACCCTCGGCATTTTGTCGACCGCTTCGGCTATCGGCTGTACAAACTTCGGCCAGCGCGATCCCGTGCCGCCGTCGACAGCGTTCAGCCCTTCCGGAG
It contains:
- the recO gene encoding DNA repair protein RecO, which codes for MSAEKSLAIVIRTVDFSETSCIATLFTEDFGKITALAKGCKRPKSPFESALDVLTVSGIVFLHKKSDSLDLLTEAKVERRFRAGQKSSDHLYAGYYLAELLAQLTDHSDPHPELFHLADEILSQLNQYEAVAPLVLRFEMMLLRHLGQLPELTHCVETGEPIAERGRTPFGLLAGGVLSRKARSGHRQVIDVAVDTLQLLSIYAAEDERWKRTEIPSRLAMEVRALVNRYLSHTLGKTPRLREYLQILSI